A window from Mesorhizobium sp. WSM2240 encodes these proteins:
- a CDS encoding type II toxin-antitoxin system RelE/ParE family toxin, which produces MKRLPIRWSSTARADVSALVDYIAISSGSALVALRYVDRIQARCEKIGDAPRGGRPRDDLMPGLRTVPFEQSAVIAYVIEDNKVRITNVFYGGRDFEAILRDANNHTE; this is translated from the coding sequence ATGAAGCGCCTTCCGATCCGCTGGAGTAGCACTGCGCGAGCAGATGTGAGCGCGCTTGTCGATTACATCGCAATATCATCCGGTTCAGCTTTGGTCGCTCTTCGTTACGTCGACCGGATTCAGGCCCGTTGCGAGAAGATCGGCGACGCACCGCGAGGTGGCCGCCCACGTGACGATCTGATGCCGGGATTGCGCACTGTTCCCTTCGAACAATCTGCCGTTATCGCCTACGTCATCGAGGACAACAAAGTCCGCATAACAAATGTTTTTTATGGCGGCCGCGATTTCGAGGCGATCTTGCGTGACGCGAACAATCATACTGAATGA
- the trmFO gene encoding methylenetetrahydrofolate--tRNA-(uracil(54)-C(5))-methyltransferase (FADH(2)-oxidizing) TrmFO: MTTKPLHIIGGGLAGSEAAWQAAQAGVPVILHEMRPVRGTEAHKTDSLAELVCSNSFRSDDATANAVGLLHAEMRLAGSLIMRAADAHQVPAGGALAVDRDGFSAAVTAELEAHPLITIAREEIAGLPPRDWAQSIIATGPLTAPSLAQAIAEMTGADALAFFDAIAPIIHFDTIDMDVCWFQSRYDKVGPGGTGKDYINCPMDKPQYEAFIQALLDGGKTDFKEWEGTPYFDGCLPIEVMAERGAETARHGPMKPMGLTNAHNPQVKAYAVVQLRQDNALGTLYNMVGFQTKLKHAEQVRIFRMIPGLENAEFARLGGLHRNTYINSPVLLDPSLQLKGREGLRFAGQITGCEGYVESAAVGLLAGRFAAAELQGQSPSIPPITTAFGALLNHITGGHIVSEDEPGKRSFQPMNINFGLFPPVEAPKSEGKRLRGKDKIVAKRRAVTSRALADCREWLGLEQSAQAAE, encoded by the coding sequence ATGACAACGAAACCACTTCACATCATCGGCGGCGGGCTCGCCGGCTCGGAAGCGGCCTGGCAGGCGGCGCAGGCCGGCGTGCCGGTCATCCTGCACGAAATGCGCCCGGTGCGCGGCACCGAGGCGCACAAGACCGACAGCCTGGCCGAGCTGGTCTGTTCTAATTCGTTCCGTTCCGACGACGCCACGGCGAACGCCGTCGGCCTGCTGCATGCCGAGATGCGGCTTGCCGGTTCGCTGATCATGCGCGCGGCCGACGCGCACCAGGTGCCGGCGGGCGGCGCGCTGGCCGTCGACCGCGACGGTTTCTCGGCCGCAGTAACCGCCGAGCTCGAGGCGCATCCGCTGATCACGATCGCGCGCGAGGAGATCGCTGGCCTGCCGCCGCGCGATTGGGCGCAGTCGATCATCGCCACCGGCCCGCTGACGGCGCCGTCGCTGGCGCAGGCGATCGCCGAGATGACCGGCGCCGATGCGCTTGCATTCTTCGACGCTATTGCGCCCATCATCCATTTCGACACGATCGACATGGATGTCTGCTGGTTCCAGTCTCGCTACGACAAAGTCGGACCCGGCGGAACCGGCAAGGACTACATCAACTGCCCGATGGACAAGCCGCAATACGAAGCGTTCATCCAGGCGCTGCTCGATGGCGGCAAGACCGATTTCAAGGAATGGGAAGGAACGCCCTATTTCGACGGCTGCCTGCCGATCGAGGTCATGGCCGAGCGCGGCGCGGAAACGGCGCGCCACGGACCGATGAAGCCGATGGGCCTGACCAATGCGCACAATCCGCAGGTCAAGGCCTATGCAGTCGTGCAACTGCGCCAGGATAATGCGCTTGGCACGCTCTACAACATGGTCGGGTTCCAGACTAAGCTGAAGCATGCCGAGCAGGTCCGCATCTTCCGCATGATACCGGGGCTGGAAAATGCCGAATTCGCACGCCTCGGCGGCCTGCATCGTAACACCTACATCAATTCGCCGGTGCTGCTCGACCCGTCGCTCCAGCTCAAGGGTCGCGAAGGCCTGCGCTTCGCCGGCCAGATCACCGGTTGTGAAGGCTATGTGGAATCGGCGGCGGTCGGCCTGCTTGCCGGCCGCTTCGCCGCGGCCGAACTGCAGGGCCAGTCGCCTTCCATACCGCCGATCACCACCGCATTCGGCGCGCTGCTCAACCACATCACCGGCGGGCATATCGTTTCCGAGGACGAGCCGGGAAAACGCTCCTTCCAGCCGATGAACATCAATTTCGGCCTGTTCCCACCGGTCGAGGCGCCGAAATCCGAAGGCAAGCGCCTGCGTGGCAAGGACAAGATCGTCGCCAAGCGCCGGGCGGTGACCTCGCGTGCGCTGGCCGATTGCCGCGAATGGCTTGGGCTGGAGCAGAGCGCACAGGCAGCGGAATAA
- a CDS encoding phytoene/squalene synthase family protein has translation MAGNAEIVMQAVRAADRDRYLSALYAPADKRDALLSLYAFNAEIAGIRDRIHEALPGEIRLQWWRDVIAAGSSATGHPLADALVETIAKHALPLAAFENYLDARIFDLYNDPMPSRTDLEGYCGETAGAIIQLSAMILDPQAAPQCAQLAGRAGCAQAIAGLLLLLPIHRARGQCFVPRDILSAAGSSPEEFIAGDGDQGARSAVAAMIALANEHLSAFENEASKLPQPLRPAFLPLALTGAYLGLLNRAGFDPLRQVAELSAWRRQSLLLRRAWRGWPARSSLT, from the coding sequence ATGGCCGGCAATGCCGAGATCGTCATGCAGGCTGTGCGCGCGGCCGACCGCGACCGCTATCTTTCCGCGCTTTACGCGCCGGCCGACAAGCGCGACGCGCTTCTGTCGCTCTACGCCTTCAACGCCGAGATTGCTGGAATACGCGACCGCATCCATGAAGCGCTCCCCGGCGAGATAAGGCTGCAATGGTGGCGCGATGTGATCGCCGCCGGCAGTTCCGCGACGGGACATCCGCTGGCGGATGCGCTGGTTGAAACGATCGCGAAGCACGCATTGCCGCTGGCCGCATTCGAGAACTATCTCGATGCGCGGATTTTTGACCTCTATAACGACCCGATGCCGTCGCGCACCGATCTTGAAGGCTATTGCGGCGAGACCGCTGGCGCGATCATCCAGCTTTCGGCCATGATCCTCGATCCGCAAGCCGCGCCGCAATGCGCCCAACTGGCGGGCAGGGCAGGCTGCGCGCAGGCCATTGCCGGTCTCCTCCTGCTGCTGCCGATCCACCGCGCACGCGGCCAGTGCTTCGTGCCGCGCGATATTCTTTCCGCCGCCGGCTCATCTCCGGAAGAATTCATTGCCGGTGACGGTGACCAGGGCGCGCGGAGTGCCGTCGCTGCCATGATCGCGCTCGCAAACGAGCATCTCAGCGCCTTCGAGAATGAAGCATCCAAACTGCCGCAGCCATTGCGGCCGGCCTTCCTGCCGCTTGCGCTGACCGGCGCATATCTCGGACTTCTGAACCGGGCGGGCTTCGATCCGCTTCGGCAGGTGGCCGAACTTTCCGCATGGCGCAGGCAATCGCTGCTGCTCCGCCGCGCCTGGCGCGGATGGCCGGCGCGCTCCTCCTTGACGTAA
- a CDS encoding type II toxin-antitoxin system ParD family antitoxin has product MEPAEKLSVTVTPAMARLIRQRVEDGSYGSASEVIRAALRAFQRDEEEHAERMASIRARIRASVEDTGPTYSTEEVFAELRRRYESKAAGGFHEAPSDPLE; this is encoded by the coding sequence ATGGAACCCGCCGAAAAGCTATCCGTCACAGTGACGCCGGCAATGGCGCGTCTTATTCGCCAGAGGGTCGAAGACGGCTCCTATGGATCGGCCAGCGAAGTGATCCGCGCGGCCTTGCGTGCTTTCCAACGCGATGAAGAAGAACACGCCGAGCGTATGGCGTCGATAAGGGCGAGGATAAGGGCGTCGGTCGAAGACACCGGCCCGACTTATTCGACCGAAGAAGTCTTCGCAGAACTGCGAAGACGTTACGAATCAAAGGCGGCCGGGGGATTTCATGAAGCGCCTTCCGATCCGCTGGAGTAG
- a CDS encoding sterol desaturase family protein, whose amino-acid sequence MDANDFPKVTELAIPFFVAAILIELWLVRTGRAKGAFETRDTLTSLMMGTGNVVAGLLLGVVSYAALVWVWQFRFFDLGLSFWVFLAAFLLDDLRYYFYHRIAHRVRWVWAEHVNHHSSQHYNLSTALRQSWTGLFTGMFVLQAPLVLLGFHPAVIAFVFGFNLVWQFWIHTETIGKMWGWFEFIFNTPSHHRVHHATNPRYLDANYAGTLIIWDRMFGTFVEELEEDRPRYGIVKNLGTFNPLKVAFHEWIGMFRDAFSPGLTMRQRLGYLFAPPGWSHDGSRATSESLKADFVRRNPGEAGKPGLPSAMTAANTKVQPAE is encoded by the coding sequence ATGGACGCCAACGATTTCCCCAAAGTCACCGAACTTGCGATCCCGTTCTTCGTCGCGGCCATACTCATCGAACTATGGCTGGTGCGAACCGGCCGCGCCAAAGGGGCTTTCGAAACCCGCGACACGCTGACCAGCCTGATGATGGGAACCGGCAATGTCGTGGCCGGGCTGCTGCTCGGCGTGGTGTCCTATGCCGCGCTGGTCTGGGTGTGGCAGTTCCGGTTTTTCGATCTCGGTCTGTCGTTCTGGGTATTCCTGGCTGCCTTCCTGCTCGACGATCTGCGCTATTATTTTTACCACCGCATAGCGCATCGTGTGCGCTGGGTCTGGGCCGAGCACGTCAACCATCATTCCAGCCAGCATTACAATCTGTCGACGGCGCTGCGTCAGAGCTGGACGGGCCTGTTCACCGGCATGTTCGTGCTGCAGGCGCCTCTGGTCCTGCTCGGCTTCCATCCTGCCGTCATCGCCTTCGTCTTCGGCTTCAACCTGGTCTGGCAGTTCTGGATTCACACCGAGACGATCGGCAAGATGTGGGGCTGGTTCGAGTTCATCTTCAACACGCCCTCGCACCACCGCGTCCACCACGCCACCAATCCACGCTATCTCGACGCCAATTATGCCGGCACGCTGATAATCTGGGACCGCATGTTCGGCACCTTCGTCGAGGAGCTGGAAGAGGACCGGCCGCGCTACGGCATCGTCAAGAACCTCGGCACTTTCAACCCATTGAAGGTCGCCTTCCACGAGTGGATTGGCATGTTCAGGGATGCATTCTCGCCCGGCCTGACGATGCGCCAGCGGCTCGGCTACTTGTTCGCGCCGCCCGGCTGGAGCCATGACGGCTCGCGCGCGACTTCCGAGAGCCTGAAGGCGGATTTCGTGCGCAGGAATCCCGGCGAGGCGGGTAAGCCGGGACTCCCGAGTGCGATGACCGCGGCAAACACGAAAGTGCAGCCTGCGGAGTGA